From the Vulpes vulpes isolate BD-2025 chromosome 15, VulVul3, whole genome shotgun sequence genome, the window TCCTGAGAGCTGATGGCTCTTCCTCTACATCTACTTTCTGGGGAAAGGTGTTGAGTTGCCTCCTTCTACCTGTTGGCTTGTTGACTGGTTCTGCTACTGGAGATTTGCAGAGTACACTGGTGGCTTTGCCATCAGCCATTGGGTTGTGGGTGTGCTCTGGGGTTTGGAGCTCTCTGAGGCCAGCCAGGTCTTCTAAGGTCTGGACGTTTTTCTTGGGTGCCCTTGGCTGCCTCTTGCTTCCAGTTACATTTTCTGCAGAATCCAGTTTCTGCTTTGGGATTGCCCTGGACAATTTGGTATCTTCGTCACCACCTCCtggttgtgtgtgtgagtgtgtggctCCCCGCCGCGTTCGGGTGGGCTTCCTGAGAGCTGATGGCTCTTCCTCTACATCCACTTTCTGGGGAAAGGTGTTGAGTTGCCTCCTTCTACCTGTTGGCTTGTTGACTGGTTCGGTTATTGGAGATTTGCAGGGCATTTTGGTGGTTTTGCCATCAGCCATTGGGTCCTGGGTGTGCTCTGGGGTTTGGAAGAGCTCTTTGAGACCAACCAGGTCTTCTAGAGAATGGGTCATTTTTTTGGGTGTTCTTGGCTGCTTCTTGCTTCCAGGTGCATTTTCTGCAAGGTTCAATTTTTGCTTTGGGGTTTTCTTGAACAATCTGATGTCTTTATCATCAGCTCCTGGatcttgctctgtgtgtgtggctTCCCCTGGCATTAGGATGGGCTTCCTGACAGGTGAGAGCTCTTTCTTTAAGTCCTCCTTCCCCAGAGGTATCTGGAGATATCTCTTCATGTGGGTTGGTGTGCTGCCTGTTTCTGCTGGTGGAGATTTGCAGGGCATTATTGTGGCTTTGACAATAGCTGTTGGTTCCTTGCTGAGCTCTGGAGTTTGGAAGAGCTCTTTAAAACCGACCATGTCTTCCAGGAATTGAgcctttccttccttgcttctggTTACATTTTCTACAGGGTCTAGCTTCTTTGGAGTTTCCTTAGACAATTTAATGTCATCATCACCACCTCCTAGTTCTCTGCGTGAATATGTGCTTTCCCCCAGCATTTGGGTGGGCTTCCTGAGAGAAGAGGGCTTTTCCTCTAGGTCCACCTCCTGGAGAGGGGTCTCGAGCTGCCTCCTGATTGTTGGAGTGACTGAATCTGGTACTGGAGATCTGCAAGGTTCACTGGTGGTTTTGCCATCAGCCATTGGGTCTTGGCTGTGCTCTGGGGTCTGGAAGAGCTCTCTGAGGCCAGCCAGGTCTTCTAAGGACTGGGTGTCTTTCTTAGGTGTTCTTGACCTCTTCTTGCTTCCAGTTACATTTTCTGCAGAGTTCAGTTTCTGTTTTGGAGTTTGGTTAAATAATTCGCTGTCTTTATCATCACCTCCTGGTTTTCTGTGTGAGGGTGTACTTTCCCTCGGTGTTTGGGTGGGCTTCCTGAGAGCTGAGGGCTCTTCTTCTAGGTCCAGTTTCTGAAGAGGGAACTCGAGCTGCCTCCTTCTACTTGTTGGTGTGTTGACTGGTTCTGCTAATGGAGATTTGCAGGGTACGCTGGTGGCTTGGCCATCAGCCATTGCTTTATCTGTTTGGTTTGGTGTTTGCAAGAGCTCTCCGAGGCCAGCCAGGTCTTCTAAGGACTGGATGCTTTTCTTAGGTGTTCTTGACCTCTTCTTGCTTCCAGTTACATTTTCTGCAGAGTCCAGTTTCTGCTTTGGAGTTTGGTTAAACAATTTGATGCCTTCATCATCACCTCCTGGttctctgtgtgagtgtgtgctttCCCTCGGTGTTTGGGTGGGCCTCCTGAGAGCTGAGGGCTCTTCTTCTAGGTCCAATTTCTGGAGAGGGATCTCGAGCTGCCTCCTTCTACTTGTTGGTGTGTTGACTGGTTCAGCTAATGGAGATTTGCAGGGTATGTTGGTGGTTTTGCCATCAGTCATTGGGTCCTGGGTGTGCTCTGGGGTTTGGAAGAGCTCTGTGATACCAGCCAGGTCTTCTAAGGAGTAGATGTTTTTCTTAGGTGTTCTTGACCTCCTCTTGCTTCTAGTTACATTTTCTGCAGAGTGCAGTTTCTGTTTTGGGGTATCCTTAAACCTTTTGATGCACTCATCATCAACTCCTGGTTCtttatgtgagtgtgtgttttcCCCCAGCATTTGGGTGGGCTTCCTGAGAGCTGAGGGCTCTTCTGGGTCTGCTTTCTGGAGAGGGGTCTTGATCTGCCTTCTACTTGGTGTGTTGACTGGTTCTGCTAGTGGAGATCTGCAGGGTACTTTGGTGGTTTTGTCATCAGCCACTGGTTTATCTGTTTGGTTTGGTGTTTGCAAGAGCTCTCTGAGGCCAACCAGGTCTTCTAAGGACTGGGCAGTTTTCTTAGGTGTTCTTGACCTTCTCTTGCTTCCAGTTACAATTTCTGCAAAGTCCAGTTTCTGTTTTGGAGTTTGGTTAAATAATTTGATGTCTTCACCATCACCATCTCCTGGttctctgtgtgagtgtgtgctttCCCTCGGTGTTTGGGTGGGCTTCCTGAAAGCTGAGGGCTCTTCCTCTAGGCCTACTTTCTGGAGAGGGGTCTTGATCTGCCTCTTTCTGATTGTTGGTGTATTGACTGGATCTGCTAGTGGAGATTTGCAGGGTACTTTGGTGATTTTGTCATCAGTCATTGGTTTCTCTGTTTGGTTTGGTGTTTTAAAGAGCTCTCTGAGGCCAGCCAGGTCTTCTAAGGACTGGATGTTTTTCTTAGGTGTTCTTgacctcttcttcctcttgcttCCTGTTACATTTTCTGCAGAGTTCAGTTTCTGCTTTGGGGTATCCTTGAACCTTTTGATGCCTTCATCATCACCTCCTGGTTCTtcatgtgagtgtgtgttttcCCCCAGCATTTGGGTGGGCTTCCTGAGAGCTGAGGGTTCTTCCTCTAGGCCTACTTTCTGGAGAGGGGTCTTGATCTGCCTCCTTCTACTTGGTGTGTTGACTGGATCTGCTAGTGGAGATCTGCAGGGTACTTTGGTGGTTTTGTCATCAGCCACTGGTTTATCTGTTTGGTTTGGTGTTTGCAAGAGCTCTCTGAGGCCAACCAGGTCTTCTAAGGACTGGGCAGTTTTCTTAGGTGTTCTTGACCTTTTCTTGCTTCCAGTTACAATTTCTGCAAAGTCCAGTTTCTGTTTTGGGGTTTGGTTAAATAATTTGATGtcttcatcatcaccatctcCTGGttctctgtgtgagtgtgtgctttCCCTCGGTGTTTGGGTGGGCTTCCTGAAAGCTGAGGGCTCTTCCTCTAGGCCTACTTTCTGGAGAGGGGTCTTGATCTGCCTCTTTCTGATTGTTGGTGTATTGACTGGATCTGCTAGTGGAGATTTGCAGGGTACTTTGGTGGTCTTGTCATCAGTCATTGGTTTCTCTGTTTGGTTTGGTGTTTTAAAGAGCTCTCTGAGGCCAGCCAGGTCTTCTAAGGACTGGATGTTTTTCTTAGGTGTTCTTgacctcttcttcctcttgcttCCTGTTACATTTTCTGCAGAGTTCAGTTTCTGCTTTGGGGTATCCTTGAACCTTTTGATGCCTTCATCATCACCTCCTGGTTCTtcatgtgagtgtgtgttttcCCCCAGCATTTGGGTGGGCTTCCTGAGAGCTGAGGGTTCTTCCTCTAGGCCTACTTTCTGGAGAGGGGTCTTGATCTGCCTCCTTCCACTCGTTGGTGTGTTGACTGGATCTGCTAGTGGAGATTTGCAGGGTATTTTGGTAGTTCTGTCATCAGCCATTGGGTACTGAGTGTGTTCTGGGGTTTGGAAGAGCTCTTTGAGACCAACCACATCTTCTGGAGAATGAACCATTTTCTTGGGTGTTCTTGACCTCTTCTTGCTTCCAGTTACATATGCTGCAGAGTCCAGTTTCTGCTTTGGAGTTTCCTTGAACAATTTGATGCCTTCATCACCATTTCCTGGTTTTCTGTGTGAGGGTGTACTTTCTCTCGGTGTTTGGGTGGGCTTCCTGAGAGCTGAGAGCTCTTCCTCTAGGTCCACCTTCTGGAGAGGGGTCTCGAGCTGCCTCTTTCTACTTGTTGGTGTGTTGACTGGTTCTGCTAGTGGAGATCTGCAGGGCACTTTGGTGGCTTTGCCATCAGCCATTGATTTATCTTTGTGGTTTGGCGTTTGGAAGAGCTCTCTGAGGTCAGCCAGGTCTTCTAAGGACTGGGCAGTTTTCTTGGATGTTCTTGACCTCCTCTTGCTTCGAGTTATATCTTCTGCCGAGTCCAGTTTCCACTTTGGAGTTCCCTTGAACAATTTGATGTCTTCATCACCACCTCctgattctctctgtgtgtgtgtgctttcccTTGGAGTTCGGGTGGGCTTCCTGAGAGCTGAGGGCTCTTCCTCTCGTTCCACTCTCTGGGGAGAGGTCTTGAGCTGTATGTTCATCCTGGTTGGCATGCCAGCTACTTCTGGTTTTGAGGATTTCTGGCACTTTTCTGCTGTTTTATTTCCCACATCCATTGGCTCTTGGGTGTGAGTGGGGGTTTGGAGACCATGGATGCCCCTCAGGTCTTTCTTGGGTTCTGGGTCTTCCCATCCTGTGAGGGTGGTCAAGTCTGCTACTGGTTCCCATTTTTGCTCTGAATATCTTCTTGATCTCCTCACAGCTACCATCTTTGCAGAATTTTCTTCTGACTGGACAGCTTTCGTACACGCTTCAGAATAGCTCTCCCATTCCTCCGTCGCTCCCTCCAGGTTCCGCCCTCGCTGTGGAGTTTTTGTCAGACGTCGTCCTGAAGTGCTCTCAGCAAtgtctgtttctgcttctccGTCCTTGGGCCCTACACCTGGCATCCATGTATTTCTGAGCTCCTCGGACCTTCGAAGCCTGTTTTCATTTGATGCCGATTTCCGAGGCTCTGcccctgatcctggagtcttctCGATGTTTGTATTTACTCCAATAGCCTGTTGTCTGAGGGCAGGGCTTGCAGGACTTTGATTAGATGGCTCTTGTAATGCATTCTGACTCATGGAGAATACATTCTCTCCTAcaggaaacagaaacacacatgaGAAATATATTCTGTTCCCTGTGTTGTGCCAATTTGGTATTTTACCTTTAGGAAACATTGCAGAAGAGTCAATAATTCAGCCTCCTACCCACCTGGCTAAGCATAGGAAGCTGGCTACTTATGTGGCCATAAGTCTGTCTTACATATGAACCACGCACACTTAAGAAGAATGGTATCCGGTGACATACAGTGGGATCATATTGAGGTGGTGATTAGGATCTACAGGgattagataaaagaaaaaaaattccttaagaaGGGTCTTTTGAAGACTGCCTCTCCGTGTCTCAGGCACCTGAACACGGACATTCTTTTCTTCAAACACGAGAAGCAAAGAGCCATTTCTCCTGCTGAACCCCCCACATGATAACATGGCTTATCCTCAGTTTGCGTGGGGTTTATACCGCATAGGAAACACCTGCTTGTCGGCATAGGAGGCACTGTTAGTGTAGTATGCGGTTTCCTCTCTGACAGGTACAGGGTAACCAGTACTCAGTGAGAGGACGGTACTCAGTAGAGGACAAAAAGACAGACTCATTTCTCCCACCTCAGGCTCACACCAGGGCACAGACCATCCTGAAGATCAGAGGTGATAACTGCACAGTGCACACAGTATCTTTCTCTTTGGTTATGTACACTTATTTTGAGTTTGAGAAATTTATATAACCATGATAAAAGATCACTGTACCTCTCTGCAGGTCAATCCCTTtaaataaagaagacaaaagtGTACATAGGTAGCTTGCAATTATTACTCTATGGTATTAAAATTATTAACACAATTATtagttatattaaataaaatgttattattacaatcattcctttttatgccaCTCGCTAAATAACAACATTAGTTCAACTGCTAGTAGGAAATTTCCCCAAACACAACAGAAGAGAGAAgctacaaatgattttttttgggggggggcatctAATGTAGAGTGATAATACAGCATCTGttgtaaaactaaaataataataataccatctACAATTACTACTGAAAATATCAAAgcgcaaggaaaaaaaaaaacagtaaaccaACCCAAATCTTCTGAAGTGCACAGCAGAGGTTTTTCTCCTGAGTTAGGTACTTGAAACTCTTTTCCAAAGAGATCTTCTGAATTTGAAAAAGTTTTGGGACATAGGCTCATTGTTTGTAACTTCACTTTCGCTGGAGTCTTGAACATTTCAGTTAACCCTGTGAGATgagaataatggaaaaataattaacatattgCTCATATGTGCCAACAGTCCTCACATACACTGGAGGAAGCAGCAGAGAGTGAACAGGGAATCACTCCCCAGAATTCTTGGAAGACAGGGTCACATTATAATAATGAActcatttgggacacctgggtggctcagtcggttaagcatctgcctttggctcaggtcatgacctcagggtcctgggatccagccccatgtccggcttcctgctcagagaggagtttgcttttccctctgcccctcatcttgcttgtgctttctctcaaataaataaataaaatcttaaaaaaaaaaaaaaagaactcattttGTGGAAGAAGAGCAATGGGAAGTTGGAATTATATCtcctcttctttgtctttcttcttggtGAGAAAATCTAATGAAGGAAGCTGACATCTCAATCCTGCATGGTTGCCCCAATCCTGAGCAGCAGCCGGGAGACAGAGACTGGCCCCCGGTGCTTCCCCTCCAGACATCCAGGAACCTGGCACCCTCATGCTGCCTTGGAAAGTCCTAGCTTATGTAGACCTGGGTATTATGCACAAATAAAACgtcccaaattttttaaaaaatgactgtcCATTGGGCTGCTCATAATAGTATTGTCAAGTGATAATATcaccatcttttcattttaacacccaaaagtaataataacataatctcagaaaaaaaagaatcatacagTACTTTAGCTGGAAGATCCATCTTTCTGAAACACTAAAATTATCCCACTTTTCTGACTTTTCTCATTTCGCCATCAATGGGTCAAAATGTTCTCAGTCTGGAATCTGTTTGCAAACTGTGCTTGGGAAGCCTATTTTGAAGGCCCTCATATCAGCCAGTTCACTTAAAAATCTCATCCCTCTGCCCCTATTCGGGCCTTCCTTAAAATACCCAGAATCCAGTCTTCTGTACAGATTGATGTTTTGTCATGAAAGTTACTCATAGCAAGGGGTGGAAAAGTTGTTTGGCTTCCTAAGAAGGTGGTCTTAAAGGAAGATTGAGGAAATCCACTATCCTGGGTACTGagtatttgcatttctattaattttaccttaaatatattttttgagaattgGTTTTCAATGCTTCAACACATAAGTATTAGTCATACTCACACATGAACATAATTTACAAGGATACTCTTATGTGCATGTCTGCACACTGGGTGGCATAACTcgaaaatttttttctcattgagcACAATCTCAAAACTGGCTACAACTCTTctgcatttttttgtgttttttttttttaaagctaaatatgtTGATCAAACTGTGACTATAATCACAGGGTACCTTATCTGGGTTATACGTCTTAAAATGGGTTTCAGATGGGTTTTCCATCCTAAAATATGCCAGGAAGTAAAAACAAGATTCCATCTAATGGGAGGTAGACTCGGGTCTCACCTCCCTCCAAAAATCTTCAAGGCAGAAAGCAGTGGTCAAGCCATGTAGCATGGAATCCCAATCCTGGGCTCTTGCCTTGGTTCTATCCTAGAGCAACCATAAGGAAGTCACATCCCACTTTTACTGAGAACGGAAACACTGGCTCAATTGTTGATGCTTAAGGGAAACCTTCTTACAGGCCTTTGTTTCAAGACGCAGTTAAGCttcatggaaaggaaggaaatggtgAAGCAGCAAAATATTGCTCAAACCAACTGCTCTAACTTTGGGACAATTGATTAGTAGAAATGCAGGGAAAGGGCAATTATGAGGGCAAGCCTGCTTTTTTCACCATAAAGCAGCTTCCAGTTCTCTCTACCCATGCTGCAATCCAAGGTAAAGATGTGCCTTTACCATTCATACCTGCTTCATGCAGGACTCATGATCCCCCGTTATCAGCGGACCCGCTCTTCTTATCCAAATcagccttcccttcccttccttgaaCCATCACGACCCCAGGCAGCTGACTAGATTGTTAATCCTCCCGTCCCTCTCACAGTAGACCCAACCGTAGCACCCATCCACATCCTCACAGGTAGGAGGATCAGAGGGCTTCGGTTTATAAGACCCAAGGCTAGGATTTTACCTGAAAGGTCTTCATTAAAGTCCATTTTTTTGTTGAATACAAAGTTGTTCAGCATTCTGTAGGGCCGAGTGGGCACATTTACTTTCTCAATGTGAGCTTTCCCTATTATTATGGTACAGGGAGAGTTGGCATGGCCTGTGCTAAATTGATTGTGAACGTCGCTAACAGGCTTctagaaaaaatagaacaagatgAACAAAACGTCAAAGCATAAATCCACACTTCATGTAATCTTACAGGATAGTATGCGCTAAGAGTGATTCCTACCTTTGGTGTATTCattcttctttgccttttgttCAGCTGTCTTTGGGGGCCATGTTTAACCACTTTAGCTTGTGTTTGTTTGGCACCGAGTTTTACTACATCTGCCCACGATTTTGCCACTGTCAGAAGGAAAGCGTGTTGAAAcgtttccacttttttttaataataaatttattttttattggtgttcaatttgccaacatagagattaacacccagtgctcatcccatcaagtgcccccctcagtgcccgtcacccattcacccccaccccccacccgcctccccttccaccacccctagttcgtttcccagagttaggagtctttatgttctgtctccctttctgatatttccaaacCAGCATCCATGAGAACATTTACCTTAAGACCTAACCTGCTAACACAACACTCACCAATTAAATTAGCTTCCGAAGCACCACTCCTTCTTCTGGAATAAATCATCTGCAAGATTTCATGTTGGCTTCGATCGATGGAAGTTCTCTTTGAAGGCAAGTTGccgctcctcctccctcccctcttggGAATATCTGTGTGATGAGGAGATTTGCTGCGCCCGGGGACCGAGGCTACCTTGCATGACCTACGGCGTGTGTCAGTAGCAACTGGAGAAGTTT encodes:
- the MKI67 gene encoding proliferation marker protein Ki-67; the protein is MGPTGRLVTIKRSGVDGPHFPLSLSTCLFGRGIECDIRIQLPVVSKQHCKIEISGQEAVLFNFSSSNPTQVNGCAIDEPVQLKHGDVITIVDRSFRYENEIHQNGSKSTECLGRKRKQESLLRVSRSSFSSDPDGKVQDPSARSKVSEDVSGSPLVHVKNGKAASTVLDGSGDHVASQTLDVVHSSEPPGENYRNVTDPTARDYQEDSSVPLVSCNRKLKSFPSTRCLENSENHESPFRKLYVSMKEEFDVRSEKRNVLQSSKKSGSQSHPALENECSGGLQEGTQVPLSLKSRPRSGRFTQIKADSALGKQGISQTEDRRNDEDAAQNPKEAMSPSIPPKEMTRAKTLAQRSPHSSSRKRRSEDMSVTSGSESMNLDQREGFGTENETFTPRKFLARNQTPAKVENADNFEDTPEKLFSKKRRSVPPSVDILTAETETQNHTILAPLPVQVERKIQGVSVHQPEKVGATAGHTCSGLPGHSSVDTSNFGDSNNKIEGIPLKRRRVSFGGRLKPELFDENLPPNTPLKRGETPRRSLVSHTPPVLKKIIKECPPPSGKEDSSENQLEVTVQPQRKGSPARDPTQTSPVATDTRRRSCKVASVPGRSKSPHHTDIPKRGGRRSGNLPSKRTSIDRSQHEILQMIYSRRRSGASEANLIVAKSWADVVKLGAKQTQAKVVKHGPQRQLNKRQRRMNTPKKPVSDVHNQFSTGHANSPCTIIIGKAHIEKVNVPTRPYRMLNNFVFNKKMDFNEDLSGLTEMFKTPAKVKLQTMSLCPKTFSNSEDLFGKEFQVPNSGEKPLLCTSEDLGENVFSMSQNALQEPSNQSPASPALRQQAIGVNTNIEKTPGSGAEPRKSASNENRLRRSEELRNTWMPGVGPKDGEAETDIAESTSGRRLTKTPQRGRNLEGATEEWESYSEACTKAVQSEENSAKMVAVRRSRRYSEQKWEPVADLTTLTGWEDPEPKKDLRGIHGLQTPTHTQEPMDVGNKTAEKCQKSSKPEVAGMPTRMNIQLKTSPQRVEREEEPSALRKPTRTPRESTHTQRESGGGDEDIKLFKGTPKWKLDSAEDITRSKRRSRTSKKTAQSLEDLADLRELFQTPNHKDKSMADGKATKVPCRSPLAEPVNTPTSRKRQLETPLQKVDLEEELSALRKPTQTPRESTPSHRKPGNGDEGIKLFKETPKQKLDSAAYVTGSKKRSRTPKKMVHSPEDVVGLKELFQTPEHTQYPMADDRTTKIPCKSPLADPVNTPTSGRRQIKTPLQKVGLEEEPSALRKPTQMLGENTHSHEEPGGDDEGIKRFKDTPKQKLNSAENVTGSKRKKRSRTPKKNIQSLEDLAGLRELFKTPNQTEKPMTDDKTTKVPCKSPLADPVNTPTIRKRQIKTPLQKVGLEEEPSAFRKPTQTPRESTHSHREPGDGDDEDIKLFNQTPKQKLDFAEIVTGSKKRSRTPKKTAQSLEDLVGLRELLQTPNQTDKPVADDKTTKVPCRSPLADPVNTPSRRRQIKTPLQKVGLEEEPSALRKPTQMLGENTHSHEEPGGDDEGIKRFKDTPKQKLNSAENVTGSKRKKRSRTPKKNIQSLEDLAGLRELFKTPNQTEKPMTDDKITKVPCKSPLADPVNTPTIRKRQIKTPLQKVGLEEEPSAFRKPTQTPRESTHSHREPGDGDGEDIKLFNQTPKQKLDFAEIVTGSKRRSRTPKKTAQSLEDLVGLRELLQTPNQTDKPVADDKTTKVPCRSPLAEPVNTPSRRQIKTPLQKADPEEPSALRKPTQMLGENTHSHKEPGVDDECIKRFKDTPKQKLHSAENVTRSKRRSRTPKKNIYSLEDLAGITELFQTPEHTQDPMTDGKTTNIPCKSPLAEPVNTPTSRRRQLEIPLQKLDLEEEPSALRRPTQTPRESTHSHREPGGDDEGIKLFNQTPKQKLDSAENVTGSKKRSRTPKKSIQSLEDLAGLGELLQTPNQTDKAMADGQATSVPCKSPLAEPVNTPTSRRRQLEFPLQKLDLEEEPSALRKPTQTPRESTPSHRKPGGDDKDSELFNQTPKQKLNSAENVTGSKKRSRTPKKDTQSLEDLAGLRELFQTPEHSQDPMADGKTTSEPCRSPVPDSVTPTIRRQLETPLQEVDLEEKPSSLRKPTQMLGESTYSRRELGGGDDDIKLSKETPKKLDPVENVTRSKEGKAQFLEDMVGFKELFQTPELSKEPTAIVKATIMPCKSPPAETGSTPTHMKRYLQIPLGKEDLKKELSPVRKPILMPGEATHTEQDPGADDKDIRLFKKTPKQKLNLAENAPGSKKQPRTPKKMTHSLEDLVGLKELFQTPEHTQDPMADGKTTKMPCKSPITEPVNKPTGRRRQLNTFPQKVDVEEEPSALRKPTRTRRGATHSHTQPGGGDEDTKLSRAIPKQKLDSAENVTGSKRQPRAPKKNVQTLEDLAGLRELQTPEHTHNPMADGKATSVLCKSPVAEPVNKPTGRRRQLNTFPQKVDVEEEPSALRKPTRTRRGATHSHTEPGGGDKDTKLSTAIPKQKLDSAENVTGSKRQPRAPKKNVQTLEDLAGLRELQTPEHTQDPMADGKATSVPCKSPVAEPVKKPTGRRRCLKTSPEKVDPEEEPSALRKPTRTRRGATHSHTEPGGGDEDNKLLNKTTKQKAAPAENVMLRKNRLRAPKEKSQAPEDLAGSKESSQMPGHTKGLGDEASSIQETPKQTPDRRKPVKVLQRGVRAPRGKAVDDLVGQRDPLEESGSEGSVSLSSKRKQGMDGGQTGMKRLRSATSAQDTAEEKPPQKRKRTAPREGCDPPEQPLTVKKKLRVVAEKIEVMGDLPRSHREAEAKGQEVGRTTPPHQGRSLRSRRPNKTEVEEQRPEPVTAAAAAEKMKTKRSDKKPLKTSQETRPQRPEDRAKSSASGGKAPRESRMCLRSVRPSKMPSPGVAEEKQGERRGGALVKEQEEDVRQPSAPKHLRSRKITDPPGGNALESEPRHRVTRSAKRCAEDTKEDNDHARPKRLRTRSRRNDEDI